A window of Bacillus toyonensis BCT-7112 genomic DNA:
ATAAATATGGGGATATGGGAAGGGCAAACAATTGCTGATTTGGAAATGCAATATCCAGAAGAAGTACATTTATTTTGGAATGAACCACATCTTTTTCAGTCAACATCAGGGGAAAACTTTGCGGCCGTTTATAAAAGAGTAATTGAAGGGATACACTTTCTTTTAGAAAAGCATAAAGGAGAAAACATTTTAATAGTTACTCATGCTGCAGCAGCGAAACTACTTGTAGGACATTTTGCAGGTCTTGAAATTGAACATGTATGGGGAGAGCCATTTATGCATAGCGCGAGTCTTAGTGTAATTGAATTTGATGAAGATCTTGGTAAAGTAAAACAATTTGCAGATATAAGTCATTTTCAGTAAACGTAAAAAAGGCCGCAACGCGGCCTTTTTTGGTGGACATAAAAAACTAGCAATTACGTTTTTTATACCAGAAGTGATCGAATTTTTTATTCTTGCAAGAAGAAGACTTGTGTCTGCTATCTTTGCAATCATTCCATTTGTGTCCGTCATCGTGACAGTCTCTACCGTGATCACATGAATCATCGCAAGAGTGACCGTGTCCGTGAGGGAAGAATTCGCATTTTTTACAGAAACTTCGTTTTGTCCAGTAAAATTTCTTTTCAAAGCGTATGCATTTTGTAACGAAAGTACAATGTTTTCTACGAGTACGTTTTGTAACTAAAACGCATTCTTTTCTACGCGTCACTTTCGTAACGAATGTCCATTTTTGAACACGAACACGAGTACATTTCGTAACAAATGTCCATTTTTTTACGTGCGTACATTTTGTAACGAACGTACAATGTTTCACGCGAGTACATCTTGTTCTTGGACATCTACCTCCTGTAGTGCATTTACATCCTGTAGTACATTTATGATGAGAGAATTTATCATCATCGCACTCAAAAGTACTTGGATCTTGATGTAAGAAATCCTCCATCCCAGCACTTTTGATTTCTTCAACAGCTTTTCTAATATCACGTTTCATAGAAATCCTCCTTATCATGTATTAAAGTGAAAAGGTATTCTTTTTCCTTAACATGATATGAGATATGACGACGTTCTGAACAGGACAAGAGTGTAATTTTATATAAATAGATGATAGCGGATGTATGGACAAGACAAGGCGCATACATTGAATGAAGAGAACTGAGAAGGGATGAGAAAACATGCTGCCTTCATATGATTTTTTTGTTCATCCAATGTACTTAGTGGAATTGAAAAAAGATATTTGGTCAGATAGTCCAGTGCCAGCAAAATTAACTTATGGAAAAAAGAAGTATGACATTGATATCGTATACCGGGGTGCTCATATTCGCGAATTTGAGAAAAAGTCTTATCATGTTGTATTTTATAAACCGAAAAAATTTCAAGGCGCGAAAGAGTTTCATTTGAATTCTGAGTTTATGGATCCGTCACTCATACGAAATAAATTATCTTTAGATTTTTTTCATGATATTGGTGTACTTTCGCCAAAATCACAACATGTATTTATAAAAATCAATGGTCAAATTCAAGGTGTATATTTACAGTTAGAATCAGTTGATGAAAACTTTTTGAAAAATAGAGGATTACCGAGTGGTTCTATTTATTATGCGATAGATGATGATGCGAATTTTTCATTAATGAGTGAGCGAGATAAAGATGTTAAGACAGAGCTCTTTGCGGGTTATGAATTTAAATATTCGAATAAAAATAGTGAAGAACAACTAAGTGAATTTGTATTTCAAGCGAATACTTTGTCGAGGGAAGATTATGAAAAAGAAATTGGGAAGTTTCTACATGTAGATAAATATTTACGATGGTTAGCTGGAGTAATTTTCACGCAAAACTTTGACGGTTTCGTTCATAACTATGCACTATACCATAACGATGAGACAAATTTATTTGAAGTTATACCGTGGGATTATGATGCAACTTGGGGGCGAGATGTACAAGGGAGACCGCTTAATCATGAATATATTCGCATTCAAGGGTATAACACGTTAAGTGCAAGATTGTTAGACATACCTGTATTTAGAAAGCAGTATCGAAGTATTTTAGAAGAAATATTAGAAGACCAATTTACAGTTTCGTTTATGAGGCCGAAAGTAGAAGCGTTGTGTGAATTGATTCGTCCATATTTACTACAAGATCCATATATGAAAGAAAAATTAGAAACGTTTGATCAAGAGGCTGATATGATTTATGAATATATAAATAAAAGAAGGAAGTATATACAAGACCACTTACATGAATTGGATTAATTTTGAAAGAGATTGGAACATTATCAATCTCTTTTTTTGTATAATAAAGGTGTACCAAAAAAGTGAAATGATATGTATTTGATAGAGAATGGGGTTGTGTAGAGATGACGATTAAATGGATTGATTGGGTAAAACAAATACAATCTATAGCCCAAGCGGGTTTAACGTATTCTAAAGATGTGTACGATATAGAACGTTTCCAACAATTACGAGACATTTCGATTTCGATGATGTCACATTACACAAAAACAGATTGGGAAGTAGTAGCGAAACTATTTGCAAGTGAGACGGGCTATCAAACACCAAAAGTTGATATACGAGCAGTTATTTGTCAAAATGAAAAGCTATTATTTGTGAAGGAAAAAAGTGATGGGAAATGGGCATTTCCAGGTGGATGGGCTGATGTTGGTTATACGCCAACAGAAGTAGCAGCAAAAGAGGTTTTCGAAGAGACAGGATATGAAGTAGATCGTTTTAAGCTACTAGCTATATTTGATCAAGAAAAGCATCAACCATCGCCTTCAGCAACGCATGTATATAAGATTTTTATTGGTTGTAATATTGTTGGTGGGGAAAAGAAGGTTAGTATTGAAACAGAAGAAATAGAGTTTTTTGGTGAAGATGAATTGCCGGATTTATCAATTGCTAGAAATACAGAAGAGCAAATTAAAGAAATGTTTGCTTATATGAAAGACCCACAGAAAGAAAAAATAATAGATTAATGCTGCTTGAATTGTACATATTGTTAAAATGAAGATATTGGCAGATTGCAATCTTTATGTGATAATGGGATGGTATGTGAAGAAAAAAGGAGATAGAAAAGAACATGTTAGCAAATATAATAGATCAGTTATTGCAATTTTTTGCAAGCTTAGGGTACTTTGGAGTAGCTCTTGCTTTAATGATTGAAGTAATCCCAAGTGAAATTGTACTTTCGTATGCTGGCTTTTTAGTAGCGGATGGTAAAATTAGTTTTGTGGGGGCAGTTATCGCCGGAACGATTGGTGGTACTTTAGCGCAAATCTTTTTATACTGGCTTGGATACTACGGAGGGCGTCCGGTTGTAGAGAAATATGGGAAATATCTACTTATTAATAAACACCATTTAGACATAGCGGAAGGTTGGTTTAAACGTTACGGAGCAGGCGTAATATTTTCTGCACGCTTTATTCCAGTAGTACGTCATGCGATCTCTATTCCAGCAGGACTAGCTAAGATGCCATTAAAACTATTTACACTTTATACGGTTGTAGCGATTATTCCATGGTCAATTCTATTTATATACTTAGGTGAAAAACTTGGTGGGAATTGGCGTCATATTAAAGAGTATGCATCTGATTATACACATTACATAATTATAGGAGCTGTGCTCTTTATTGCACTATACTTCGGTTTAAAGTATTTGAAAAAGAAAAAAACAACACGTTAAAGTCAATGATGATTCATTGGCTTTTTTATTTGTTTCGGTTCTAAACAAAAGGAGTTGTCCATAATGTGTAATAATAAAGCGTAGCGGAGGAATGTGATGAAAGGGTCACCGTTTATACGTGGAACGATATTTTTAACGATGGCAACGATGATATCTAAAATGTTAGGGTTTATATATATTATACCATTTACAGCAATGGTTGGTACGAGTGGGTACGTTCTATACGCGTATGCATATCGTCCTTATACGATTATGCTGAGTATAGCGACGATGGGGTTACCGCTCGCTGTTTCAAAGATGGTATCAAAATATGATCAACTAAATGATTATCATACAGTTAAAAGAGTACTAAAGAGTGGTATCGTTTTTATGTTAATAATGGGAGTTGTATCGTGTGTCACACTGTATGTATTAGCCCCGCATTTAGCTGAACTTGTAGTTGATGGAAGTGATCAAACGGGGAATAGTGTAACTGCTGTCGCTACTAACATTCAAATTGTAAGTTTTGCGTTAATACTTGTACCAGTAATGAGTTTATTAAGAGGCTTCTTTCAAGGATTTCAGTCGATGGGACCTTCTGCATTAAGTGTAGTTGTAGAGCAATTCTTTCGGGTCTTAACTATATTGATAGGAAGTTTTGTCGTATTATATGTTTTAAAAGCTTCTGTATCGCTAGCAGTTGGTATTTCAACGTTTGGTGCTTTCATGGGAGCAATAGGTGGATTAGCTGTTTTAACTGCGTATTATGTAAGAAGGAGAAGGCATTTAAAGAAAAAAGAGATGGCAAGTATACCGCAAACGACGAAATCTTTCTTCTCGTTGTATAAGGAGCTCTTTACATATTCTATTCCTTTCGTCGTGGTTGGTTTAGCTATTCCTTTGTATCAGACTATAGATACATTTACAATTAATAAACTACTTATACAAATTGGATATATGCAAGGAGAAGCGGAAAAAATCAATGCGATTATTGGTCTTGTTCAAATGGTTGTACTTATCCCAGTTTCAGTTGCGACTGCTTTTAGTATGTCTCTCGTTCCAGAGATGACGAAAGCTTATACAGCAGGGAATACGAAGTTACTATATAAACATTTTACAAAGACGAATCTATTAGTAGTAGGGATTACGGTACCAGCGGCGATTGGAATGATGGTGTTAGCAAAACCAATATATACGCTTTTGTTTAGTACGGGGAATGATCCGGAGATAGGGAGTGTTATTCTACAATATTATGCTCCTGCGTGTATACTATTTTCACTCTTTACTGTAACGGCTGCCATGCTGCAAGGAATTAATCAACAACAGAAAACAGTATTAGGTTTAGTAATCGGAATTATTGTAAAGATAATATTAAATATTGTATTGCTTCCGTATTTCGATTATGTAAGTTTTATCATTTCAACTTACGCTGGCTATACGATTTCAGTTGGTTTTAACTTGTGGATGCTTTCTAAATATGTTATAAAGGCAACATAAGCTTTTTAAGGCAGAGAATCCTCTGTCTTTTTCTACGTTTATAATATTTTTCACGTAAAAGCGTTTTCAAAATAATTTTTCTATTGAAATTTAAACGTATGTTTCATATGCTGAGAATGGCGGTTCAAAAACTGTTATGTAAGAGAGGTAGATTCCTACATGTAAAAAGAATCGGGGTGATAGTATGTTAAATATGTATTTAACAGACCGAAACGGAAAACTACAAGAGATTGAGGAAATGCAAAAGGGTTGCTGGATTAATGTACTTCATCCAACTGAAGAAGAAATTCAGTATTTAGTACAAACTTTAAATGTAGACTTAGATTTCATTAAAGACCCTTTGGATGATGAAGAACGCTCTCGTATTGAAAAGGAAGACAATAATACCTTAATCATCGTCGATATTCCGACAGTTAGGCATGATGAAGAGGGGAATTCGATTTATGACACGATTCCAATAGGTATGATTGTAATGCCAGATTGTTTCGTTACAATTTGTTTAGAAGAGAATCCAATTTTTGAACGTTTTATTAATCAACGTATTAAAGAATTTTATACGTTTAAAAAGACACGCTTTGCACTGCAGCTCTTATATACGATTTCTACTTATTATTTAAGATACTTAAAGCAAATAAATCGAAAAACAATCGATTTAGAGCACCAATTAAATAAATCAATGAAAAACAAAGAAATTTTTACATTGTTAGGCCTTGAAAAAAGTTTAGTTTACTTTACA
This region includes:
- a CDS encoding phosphoserine phosphatase 1; translation: MKTTVYVTRHGETEWNVAKRMQGRKNSALTENGMLQAKQLGERMKDLPLHAIYSSPSERTRHTAELIKGERDIPIIEDERFYEINMGIWEGQTIADLEMQYPEEVHLFWNEPHLFQSTSGENFAAVYKRVIEGIHFLLEKHKGENILIVTHAAAAKLLVGHFAGLEIEHVWGEPFMHSASLSVIEFDEDLGKVKQFADISHFQ
- the exsB gene encoding exosporium protein ExsB — its product is MKRDIRKAVEEIKSAGMEDFLHQDPSTFECDDDKFSHHKCTTGCKCTTGGRCPRTRCTRVKHCTFVTKCTHVKKWTFVTKCTRVRVQKWTFVTKVTRRKECVLVTKRTRRKHCTFVTKCIRFEKKFYWTKRSFCKKCEFFPHGHGHSCDDSCDHGRDCHDDGHKWNDCKDSRHKSSSCKNKKFDHFWYKKRNC
- the cotH gene encoding spore coat protein CotH gives rise to the protein MLPSYDFFVHPMYLVELKKDIWSDSPVPAKLTYGKKKYDIDIVYRGAHIREFEKKSYHVVFYKPKKFQGAKEFHLNSEFMDPSLIRNKLSLDFFHDIGVLSPKSQHVFIKINGQIQGVYLQLESVDENFLKNRGLPSGSIYYAIDDDANFSLMSERDKDVKTELFAGYEFKYSNKNSEEQLSEFVFQANTLSREDYEKEIGKFLHVDKYLRWLAGVIFTQNFDGFVHNYALYHNDETNLFEVIPWDYDATWGRDVQGRPLNHEYIRIQGYNTLSARLLDIPVFRKQYRSILEEILEDQFTVSFMRPKVEALCELIRPYLLQDPYMKEKLETFDQEADMIYEYINKRRKYIQDHLHELD
- a CDS encoding NUDIX hydrolase codes for the protein MTIKWIDWVKQIQSIAQAGLTYSKDVYDIERFQQLRDISISMMSHYTKTDWEVVAKLFASETGYQTPKVDIRAVICQNEKLLFVKEKSDGKWAFPGGWADVGYTPTEVAAKEVFEETGYEVDRFKLLAIFDQEKHQPSPSATHVYKIFIGCNIVGGEKKVSIETEEIEFFGEDELPDLSIARNTEEQIKEMFAYMKDPQKEKIID
- a CDS encoding DedA family protein yields the protein MLANIIDQLLQFFASLGYFGVALALMIEVIPSEIVLSYAGFLVADGKISFVGAVIAGTIGGTLAQIFLYWLGYYGGRPVVEKYGKYLLINKHHLDIAEGWFKRYGAGVIFSARFIPVVRHAISIPAGLAKMPLKLFTLYTVVAIIPWSILFIYLGEKLGGNWRHIKEYASDYTHYIIIGAVLFIALYFGLKYLKKKKTTR
- a CDS encoding putative polysaccharide biosynthesis protein, coding for MKGSPFIRGTIFLTMATMISKMLGFIYIIPFTAMVGTSGYVLYAYAYRPYTIMLSIATMGLPLAVSKMVSKYDQLNDYHTVKRVLKSGIVFMLIMGVVSCVTLYVLAPHLAELVVDGSDQTGNSVTAVATNIQIVSFALILVPVMSLLRGFFQGFQSMGPSALSVVVEQFFRVLTILIGSFVVLYVLKASVSLAVGISTFGAFMGAIGGLAVLTAYYVRRRRHLKKKEMASIPQTTKSFFSLYKELFTYSIPFVVVGLAIPLYQTIDTFTINKLLIQIGYMQGEAEKINAIIGLVQMVVLIPVSVATAFSMSLVPEMTKAYTAGNTKLLYKHFTKTNLLVVGITVPAAIGMMVLAKPIYTLLFSTGNDPEIGSVILQYYAPACILFSLFTVTAAMLQGINQQQKTVLGLVIGIIVKIILNIVLLPYFDYVSFIISTYAGYTISVGFNLWMLSKYVIKAT
- a CDS encoding magnesium transporter CorA family protein codes for the protein MLNMYLTDRNGKLQEIEEMQKGCWINVLHPTEEEIQYLVQTLNVDLDFIKDPLDDEERSRIEKEDNNTLIIVDIPTVRHDEEGNSIYDTIPIGMIVMPDCFVTICLEENPIFERFINQRIKEFYTFKKTRFALQLLYTISTYYLRYLKQINRKTIDLEHQLNKSMKNKEIFTLLGLEKSLVYFTTSLKANKIVIQKLMRNSTFLKMYEDDQDLLEDVLIENKQAIEMAEIYSHILSGMMNTFSSVISNNLNSVMKLLTSITIILSLPTMVSSFFGMNVKVPFEGEAYGFVIVLIICVTLSFTLAFVFWKKRYF